ATGGATTGgaactaatatttttttgaatttagtaTCGCACCAAAAAGACTAAAACAATTGTAACTGTACCTCTGGAAAGTCTCTAAATCTTATAAATCCTCATAActtaaatatttcatataattaatttgtactACGTAGTAGTTTTCTGACTCTACCAATAACAATAAAGTTTGAGTTGattgatatatcatatataacaCAAATTTCTCTTCTATTTAATACTACTTAACGTGTTGATTGGTTATTAGTAGTAAAAGAagcatatttataataatataactattacggagtattattattttccaattTTGTCTTGTTAACAAAGTTAGGCATGGAGAAGAGGGAAGTGGGTCAAAGAATAGTAAATTTGGTGAGAGTGGTCAAACTAAAGAAAGAAGGGATGAAAGCTATATAGGTAAGAAAAGGTAGGTGCAAGACTTTGtgaaaaagaggaaaagaaaGGCCCATTAATGTGAGAGTAAATTGGAGCAGGTTAGGTCAGTCTGCAAGATTGTGCAATCAATGTGTTCCCTGTGGCCTACCCACCAATGCAATCACAATAATACTACCTTCTTTACTACTTAAACCCCCACCCTACACTACACTACATTAGTACACTACTAAACTATAcactatataaatatacatgCCTATACATGGTCTCGGGTATAAGTCTACTGATATTAAGTATTGATTGATGCAAAAACACTTTcatgtattttaaaataactgCATTTTCAAGATTTGAATGCGAAATCTTTAACTAAGAAACTCATGACATTTTATTCATACTCCTATGAGTAaaataaatgcatttttttttaattttagttgtttttgttattgtcTTAGCCTTACaaaatataatacggagtactatacaaaaaaaataaaataaaaattttgtccaGTAATGAATATGTAAATCTTTATTACTAGAAAAACATACCCCTATGAGTATGTATGAAAAAAACATACTCCTATTTCATTCTTTCATCTTTGGGATTActtttctaaaattataaatcccattattttttttatttttattgaaaaatcaatttatttgcCTACACAATTTTATAAAACACGTGATGTTATGACACACCGTATGTAAAATTGTCCATAATATCACCAGAAGGACTAAACGTGTTCAAAATATGATAACTTGGGGtgttaaatgataaaaataataatctaagactaaatttaaaattaccacCAAAGACAAGAGATTTTTATTAGAATTAACTTTACTCACTAATTTTATAACGAATACAAGTCAAATTAGTCCTGAAATCATATCgatataaatatgatatgattttcctatctaaaatttttgagtttgattctaacagaaaacacattttgTTTTCCTACAGAATACATTAATAAATTGTTGTTACTTTACGGTGGTTAGTCACTCTCTGCCATGGACAGCAAGTCAGCAACCTCGTTTCATAGGCTCATAGCCTTTGCCCCTATTCTATATCTATATGACTATAtcggcatatatatatatatatgtgtgtatgtattgtTTGCACAGTACATATATTCAGAATGGTTTTTTTGTCTTGCCTGGTCCCATTAATTCGACAAAGAAATTATAGTGCAGAACGTACATGtccttttaaaaaagaaaaaaagaacttttattattatttttatctccAAGTATTTACTTATCTTATTCACTcctattcaaaattcaaattgcATTCCCAATCTTGTCTGCCACTGCCCAAccaaaaaacaagaaaaacaaaaccaGTTGTAAATTGCAATCCTTTATGGAGGAGAAATATCCACAATCATTTGCGatgaatttaataaaaaatattgataataattGAATATGTAAATTAcgatttacatattaaatgttcacaatttaaattgtgaacattcaataggtaaattataaacattcagtatataaagtGTATATTTTGAACATCAatgcaccttgcaaggtggatcctggtccacataataatttgccaaagtCTATTTAGTGTactgaaagtttatttttaaattgtatgcTAAAAATAAGCATCTAATAatgtaatacattaaaaatgaacatataaggTTGGCCTCAACCCAACAAGTGGTTCACTTGCTATGTGAAGTGGccaaaaaaattacttttttattgtttaatttgccACATAGGATAACAAGTTTGGTAATTTAGCAAACTTGCTAATGGCAGCCTTTGCTGCAGAATGTCAGCAAAGATTGTCGTAtagtacttttatttatttatttattttagttttgagttaatatttttaattgatgtgATATTGGgttcacttttaaaagttaattgaaTTTGCAGGAATGTAGTTTGAaggataaataaattataaattgaacGATGTGGACGTAGGACATACTTTTGAAAGTGAAATAGTATTGCATGAATAATGATAGTCTAACATACTAAAATGAACTAATATGTTAGTAGTTAATATTGTAATGTGGACCGTACTATAATGATTGGAATTTTCTAAATCAGCATTTGAAGGATTTGGATATGTCTAAGATCTGAATTAGGCCTCTAGCATGAATATTAGAAAATAACGATGACCCATAGCTCTGTTTGGGCTATTGTTATTTAAGCCCAATTTACCACTCCTATGTTGATGACAAATTATTCTATGGTTccggtccaccttgcaatgtgaatatgagtctaaaatacacaatttttttttgaaacgcAGGCCCCTTCTACCACAAATTATGATGTAGGCTCCACCTATAAGGTAGACCTTAGGTTAATACCCTTCCAAAGTGCAATGAAAGTCATCAACCTAAGCCATGGGCCTTGCTGATCACCCATAACCCCGTCCAGGTAAgtatacacaatttacatactgaaggttcacaatttacatattttttttttgaaaaacaatttACGTATTAAaagttcacaatttaaattgtgaacatttagtataaacTAGTATgctacccgtgcgatgcacggactaaatatttgaaatattaaaataattctatgttattaaaaactattaatattattaaatttcatatataataaggAAATATGATGTTTACtcatttataaagttttattatttaaaaattatgttgatttgatatgataaaattatgaacataaatatttgtaattaaaatataaattgatatttaaggtggttaattactaaaataataaactatattaaaagagTTGAATgtaaagtatttaaaatttcacCCGTGCGATACACATATTAATTCGATcaattatataagaaaatactCCACGAGTATTAAGCGATAGTATACAATATTAACTAAATGATATGAATATGTGATTGCatgtaaattctttttttttctgacaaataataaattaagtataaaacatgtacaaaaagctacataattacacttatatattgtgaatttgtgatgcaCAAATAGAACATATTATAAAATTCATgtaatattatgataatttcataattttaatacgaaaaatcaataataaattcaaaatattctAACATAATACGAAGAATTAAAttctattataaatttaaaatttaaaattttaaaatttgttcaaaaaataatttttgagtactattgactctaacacagtataatatttgtttaatatactttttaaaaattatttaaaataaacacaCATTATTACAACACAATTATTTTCACAAATCTAAATGAGAcgtaaaataataatctttagacaattttttaagggaaaattgtaatttatgcccctcaataatatgtcaattattaatgtcacccctgaattattagtggtgtgtAAATGtcgcccctcaattttcaaaacgatacATATTTCTTTATTGCAACCAACATTTCTTTGTAAAATCATAAGTTAAGATCTCTACTATATTTCCATGGTCATATTGTTGATATTGAGTGCTATCATTTAGtcataaaaaattgtattcaaCAAAACACCTAATTAAACATCAatataaaaaagttatttttttaagtacNCCGGTGAGTCTCATCTGTCATCTCACTTTCTGAGCTTCAGATACTCGTAGTCTCAACTCTCATTCTGACTTCTATATATCAGCCACTAAAGATATGCAATTTTGACTATCAATAATTATTGCATGGCAACAATGCTAGATGCCTAGATCTACGGGGAAAGTAAATTTGTTGTCTACATTGGGTATAGTGTAACTTGCAGCCTACTCCAATAATTAATGaccaatataatattatatatatatatatatatatatatatatatattgtaaacatTAATGACCAATATATAAcacacaaatattatatagtgttcatattgattgtttgggtgttttttttaataataaaaggcTAATAATCTAAATTTGTATGCAAATGATGATAAAGTACTGTGAtgtcattttctttatttatgtattatgtTAGTTATATTCAGgcctaaattattattttagctTTTTTCATAAATCTTTTTTATGATAATAATGTGTACTAAATTAGTATTGTGCTTTTTTCCGCTTAATATTCAtcccaatttttattgtttcAGCGCAAAATTCATTGGGATGgtcataatttgataattttttttccaaatatacattataaattGGTAGCCTCACCATCACATACTTATGGTGCACTGCTATAATAGACTGTATCATCAAAACATTGTATTCCATTTATTTAGATATAGAAgacatttatataaaatatacccACTTAGTTCTTATATAGAAGACATTAAAAGTGCATGTTTCTGCTGCTAACTCCATTCTTtcttaaaaaagaagaaaaaaaaaaaagctatctTCATTTTCCAAGACTGTCACGTGAAACCATTTCTCAAAGAAGTAAGACAGGTCACATCTCTCtcttatcatttttgtttttttttttgacttccAAAAGTCATCTCCCAACACTCCAACAGAGAAGGGCGATGGCGGACAGGCAGAGGTGGAGGGGAACGTAACGGCGACGGCAGGGGCGGGGGCGGAGGCGGAGGCGAACGGCGACGGCAATGGCGAAGAGCGACGGCGGAGGCGAACAGAGATGGCGGAGGTCGGTGGAGGAGACCGGGGGTGAGATTTGAGACTGTCTCTGCAGCGGACTTCTGTTGactgagaaaagaaaaaaaaggggtGGCTGAGACCGGGCGGCTGTTGACTGATAACTTTGCAACGCTAACTTAGCTTTCTCTTCATTCATCTAGACATCAGTATTTTGTTTCTTTACCGGAATAGGTAGAGCTGTGTGAAATTTTCAGTGTCTATCATTCCAGATTATACAAAACAAATgagaaaatcaaataaaaagcTATCTATATATCACtgcataaacataaaaaatgtaAGAATGAGTTATCACCTCTTATTCTCTGATCTTTTTCTCTCTATGTGCAGTTGTGTTTCAATGTGAATGTGAAATTTCACCATGACATCAGTATTTATGGGCTACTTCCCACTAAAATTTAGattcaaaaatcataaatcTAGTGCATGATTTATTTAGaaagtttgaattgaagttCAAATCTTCGAAACAATATATAGTGTAAATGAAAACCGAGAACCTCTGGTTTAAAAATATACTCTCTCAACCCCATTTAATGTGTCTGATTTTGTTAACTAGGGCTTAACtgatattattttgaattaattttttataacattaagtttagaattaggctattagtatataaaattcatatactcCAATATTTGAAACTATATTAGAAGTATTAtctctccgtcccattttgtttgtctggttCGATTAATGAGGAGTTGAGGACTTAGCTGATGTTATATGCTTgtattcaaatgagaaccatTCTTTAGGTGTGAACTTGCGAACTATGAATAGATTGTGTACATTCATGTGGTAAATTGTATGCACTCATACTACATTAAACAACCACAGAAGTTAGAGTCAAAACTCAGACTACATTAAACAACCTTAGGATGACAGAAAACACACCAATGAGACATGTATTACATCCCTTTTCAGATACATCTAAATACATACATTCAATAAGCAATTAAAGCTCAATCATACAACAACATCGTTGGTCGTCAAGTAATGAAACCCGCACagatagctcagttggtagtCGGGAATGAAATACGGACAGTCAGAAATGATTCCTTGAATCTACAATTCTTCACTTGTTTCTTGGTTTTCAGATACTGAGTGTAACACCTGTGGTGCTGCAGAGTTGCCTGTTTGGCCAACGCTTTCTGCTTCGGTGTAGGGTCTGATGAAAGTGCGGCGCCACCACACTTCGAAGGCTCTCTGGAGGTTCGGGCAGTTATCGCCCGCCTTGAGAAAGGTGTCGAGCCAAGAGAGCAGAATGCTCTGCTGCTCCTCGAGAGGGAGCGTCAGGATAGTCCTCCCGATGCCTTCCTCGACGACCTTCCTGTCGAACGATCTGCTGCTGTGTTGCAGCCAGCTGTAGTCGTTTATCAACGGCTGCAGCCACGTCTGTAACAGGAGATGGCGGGTGTCCTTCGAGGGAAGGATCTCGCCTCTGCCTATCCCAACAAACAGCCTCGCTGTGATGCAGCTGACGTGGTGGCGGGCGATAGTGGGAAGCCTCGGGTGCAGCGAGGCCAACTCTTGCTGGCTAGCCCACAACGTCGCGAACCCGTCTGCTGCTTGCCTGTCGCTTAGCATTTCCAGCATCCACGTGAGGTTATCCGCCTGTAAGGCGATCTGCTTCGCCCCTGGCTCTCTGCACCCAACCGAGCTGTTGCTAAGCTCGGGTTCTGCAGCTCGTTCGAACAGATTCAACAACGAATCCAGGCAGCTTCTGCACGAGGTGTAAAGTATTTCGTTACAAATGTCAACCGAGCCTGCAGAGCTCGGAAGACTGTTGTTTTCTCTAAGGAGCTTCAGTACTATGGATTTCATTTCCCGACGACCTCTTTCCTCGTTACTCTTGAGCACCAATTCCAATATCTGCGAGAAAGTGTCTTTTGGAGGCCTCGAAATATCAGAGGACACTCGTTTCAACACCGGGTTCACCCCAATTCCCTCACCTTGTAGACGTAAAATCGAAGAAActaccttttcttcttcttcttcccccaCCCAAGGGACTGCTTCTAAGTATTCTAAGCATGACTGCATGCATTGTTTGAAGCCAAGATGTTCTGCGACCTAGAGACACATTATGGTTTATGATCAATACTAAACTTCTATTATGTATATGatcaaacaaaattattttaatcaaaGAAACAAACAACTTTAGACAACCCGTTATCCtttccctttcatcaaattaACCACGTTATCCTACCTATTCGAAATCTGCAATTGATTCCTACAAAGACCGAAAAATGCTTGGTTCCCACTATACTCTACTCTATAGTTCAAAGTTTCTTTGTATTGCATGTTTTTTTAGTCAATAAATATTTTCCTTCCATGGTTCACTCGAACCGGAAATATATACAACATAGAAAACCAAGGCGAAAGATTTATTTCTTGAGAAATGCTGCACTGCTGGAAGCATTATAGCGTACCATTCAGAGCCTAAGAATATCGCTTTTAGCAGCAGACACAACATTAAAAGATATGGGAACATCGTATTCTCGAAACGCAATGAAAACTGGTTCCAAGTATGAGATATTCGTCGGGACTGGTGTTTCATGATCAATAAAAGGGAAGGAACATGTTGCATCCAAAGTAATGCTAGTGCAAAATTCAAATTGCAGAATTCATTTGTTTGCAAGGTAAAGAGAAAACGAGTATAGAAATTACCTTGAGAATCCGTAGGACACGAGCAACACTTTGCTTGATCAATCGCTGCCTCAAATCTTTGCAGTACATCAGGCCAACAGTTTCGACATATATCTCAACATCCTCGCAATCATCGACCTCGATACAGGGGAAAACGGGCTGCTGCTGTGATATTTTGTTGGCAAAGAAACTGCTATTCTCTACTAGAATACCCCTGTGGACATTCAACTTCACCGCAAATCCCTGCTTCCCGAGCAAAATTACTCTCAGATCACTAGTCCCCGGTTCACCAAACTCAATAGACACCTTCCTAGCCACATTCTCAATCTTCGGGTGAGGCCCTCGCTCTGTTGCCACCGAGGTACTGACACTGGGAGCCTCGGAAGTGAGACCTTTTAGCTCATCGGCAACAACATTTGACCTAGGTGGAGCATTACTAGCTGGTCTTTTCTCAGCTACAGATGTTTGTTTCTTCTGAGACGAGGTTTGGGTGGTCGGGGGCGACGATTTGGGCTTGTTTAGAGGATTCTGTGACTTAACAGACTTCTGAAACACTACTGGGGAGGGACAACACCAAAACCCCTCTGGGGTAACAGCAATTGGAACATTCTTAACCTTGGTTTGACCCTGCTCTACCTTGGTAAGTCTAATTTCAGCCATATTCAACACACAACAGAAAACTTCAAAGGGTAATTAATTCAAGAAATGGCATTTTCTGTAGAAACAAGGAAGTGGACCCAAAAGCTAACAGCATTCAAATCCACAACCTACAAAGGTCTCATCTTTTTCAGTATGAAGAACACAAAACCTAGAATTCAGGAGCTTTATCAACCTATGCAAACATTATATGACTTAATTGTACCTCAGGAGAGAACAGACATTCCAACTTCCAAGAATTCAAAACAAAACCTTAATTTCTGCACTGTATTCTGCAAACAAacgaaaataaagaaaaaaaaatacacaaataagCACAGAGAAGCAGAAAGGGCAAACTTCAATTCTTGAACCTGCAGAGACCTTGTTTCAGTTAGGGCTAACAAATCTAGCCCTGAGGGGTCCTAAATATGCATAAAAGGGGAAACTTTAAATACCCAAGAAAAAGAATTTGCAGAAAGTGCAGAAACAGCAAACTAGCAGCAAACACACACTCACCAACAACCAACTATGGCTATCTCTGATAATTCTCTGAAAACCCTTCAAAGCTCATTAATTTATGAGCCTCTGAGAATGATTGAAGAGAGCTTTGATGTCAAGCATCAAGGGAACCACAAAAGAGAGATTTAACAGACTGGAATGATGGGGTTTTTCTTATACCTTGTGggaattttttttggttaaaaaaaaaaaaatggaactgGGGGAATATTATAAATCAAGAAAACACATGACCCAAAGTGAGAGTGATTGCTTATGGGCTGTACTTGCAACTTTACACTGTGTGtgccctcctcctcctcctcctctgaTAATGTTTTTGTGAGATTCTTATGATTTTGTTGAGGAGACTTTCCGTGTTCCTCCTGAAACCTCTCTATCTCATATACAGACAGAACAAACTACCTAAACATGTTCAAGATTATAAGAGACAAGGCATGCACTGGGAGTTGTTGCCCTTCAAGTTTCAATCTTGGTTTTGTTggttccacttttttttttatagcttttttattcttttgttgctctttatttttctctctttatttttctccttttaAGACTGGGTACAGTTCTAGATCGAATCTATTAGGATAAAAAGAGACGGTCCTTATCAAACCTAAGGTCTCCCTACTTCACATCCAATTGAGGAATTGACTTTGACCAAGGGACAAAACCATTATTATTAAGCTCTATACATGTGTAATTAGTATTGATTGTCTACTAAGTTAGGTTGTGGTTAAGTCACTCTTCAATATGTTATTTAAAGAGCCATATAAGTAGTTTATCATTCTAATCATATAATTTATAAGTTGTGCAATAAGCGTTAGAttggaaaaattatatatacttcgTAATTTTTAATGGAGAGATAAAAATTCAGAAAAATCATAATGATTAGAGTTTAATATCACCATCTCTCAAATGCAACCTTAATAACTTAgctttgctttaaaaaaaaaaaaaaaaaaaaaggattgatAAGATAATACTAAGCTTATTATTTGATAATCATTAATAAGGTCATTTTtgcgaacaaaaaaaaaaatgcattgttCTAgggtaaatatattttttatcaaCACTACAAATTCATAGTTATTTCAATTTGAGAGTCTACAACATTGATCAGCGTAGAACTCTCTTGCATTGAGTACAACTCATAAAATTTTTGAGATTTCTATTTACAATGTCTCCATTGCACTTGATATAGTAGTTGGTATAAACCCCCAAAATTTGTTGTATTCACTGTTGGTTGTATCCAGTGGTGATCAacaccttaaaatatttttgcatataaaaattccaataattaaatacttaaatcattcttttttttttttatctattgaTTACTTGAATTGATTAATCCAAGCGAATTAATCCATAGGGActtatactttttattatgtATCGAAATatcattaaagaaaaaaaaatgccaccCTACAATTAAACCATTTATTTTCATTGAGTATTGATGATGAATTAACGGATTACAgttcataatttacatcctcTTCGATGCTTTGTCGAGTCGGGACGTGAAGGACGCTTGGAATTGGAGATTAAccttttggaaagaaaggaatcTAATCTTCAATGAAAAGATAATGCATTATGGAgtaaataataagaaataacaATTGTGAGGCTCTCTAGCTTGATTCATCATAACAATAGAGAATTATGAGATATTAAATACATACTTAATCCTATATATCCCAGTCTCCCACCTCCCACCCTCCATCagtccatcattaattaaaactaattaatgtTGTGGGGTGTAATATAAGCAGCCTCGGATTAAGGTTGCCGTGGGGACAAAGGTGCAGTAAATGTAAAATGATGGGACAAACAACACATTACCCAAAGGAACTGGCTCAAGGTTTTCCTTAACCTGCAGGAAATACTTGCATACTTGCATGTGTTGTTGTACCAATTCCAATAATTAAAGTAGATTGGGCATGTGTAGTTTGTAGGTATATGTGACTCTATATGTCTATGCCTATGTATGTTTAGTGGGCTGTGTGTATACTTGTTTGCTTTGATTTGGGGTGGGTGAGCTAAATTAGTACTAGTGATGACTATAGTTTATTGATAGTGTGTGAACAAAGCAACCTTAGACTTTTTAAAGATTACATGGTATTTTTCACCTAgttttaaacattaattttttattttaaatactgTATGTTGAACCAGTGAATTAAATTCGTATggataattttacattttataagTTATACAGTTGAGGTTTATGAATCTAATAGGATTCATCACACTATAGTACGTGTTGTACGTTTATCTCATTGGGTTCatttaatgttattatataaggtaactttttaaaaaattttacattatataaaaatttggaAAGAAATTCATGTGTATGCAACTGTATACGTACTCTAAGAGAGTCGGTCTATATGAAACCTAACTAAAACTAGATTGGATTAGTTTCACTCTGtagtatatatatgaatacCAATGCACTAtgtaaaaggaaaataaaaagaatatatggAATAAGATTTTTGAAGATGCGACTACAAAGGATGAAGTACAAATTATTCATTAAGAATATCACGTAAATTAATGAAGTGTCGCATTATCgaaactaaattaacattttaatgtTCACATTATTGATTGTTATGTTATATAACTAGAACAAAACATCTTCTTAATATTTGAACTTGAAAGCATAGTTCTAAGATCATATCATAATTAGATTTCAGTCAAATTTATAggatttaattatatttttattagatttCACCCAAAACTGAGATCTAAGTTTTATATGGTTTTACTATCTAATTTAAATACACATCATAATATCATATGTTATGGGCCAATTATCGAAattagatcaattttttttaacatgtaTCGTACAACACAAGAAACcaaatgcaaattaaattcGAATGCTTGATGTTTAATGAAGCATCtattaattccaaaaaaaataaaaaatctcatgTGATCATGCTAACAATAGATTattatatgatcaaatatatAGTTATTTTTTTCTCAAGGGGTATAACATGTATGCACAAAAAGTAAATAACTACTCTC
This portion of the Ipomoea triloba cultivar NCNSP0323 chromosome 5, ASM357664v1 genome encodes:
- the LOC116020016 gene encoding BTB/POZ domain-containing protein At3g50780, with the protein product MAEIRLTKVEQGQTKVKNVPIAVTPEGFWCCPSPVVFQKSVKSQNPLNKPKSSPPTTQTSSQKKQTSVAEKRPASNAPPRSNVVADELKGLTSEAPSVSTSVATERGPHPKIENVARKVSIEFGEPGTSDLRVILLGKQGFAVKLNVHRGILVENSSFFANKISQQQPVFPCIEVDDCEDVEIYVETVGLMYCKDLRQRLIKQSVARVLRILKVAEHLGFKQCMQSCLEYLEAVPWVGEEEEEKVVSSILRLQGEGIGVNPVLKRVSSDISRPPKDTFSQILELVLKSNEERGRREMKSIVLKLLRENNSLPSSAGSVDICNEILYTSCRSCLDSLLNLFERAAEPELSNSSVGCREPGAKQIALQADNLTWMLEMLSDRQAADGFATLWASQQELASLHPRLPTIARHHVSCITARLFVGIGRGEILPSKDTRHLLLQTWLQPLINDYSWLQHSSRSFDRKVVEEGIGRTILTLPLEEQQSILLSWLDTFLKAGDNCPNLQRAFEVWWRRTFIRPYTEAESVGQTGNSAAPQVLHSVSENQETSEEL